CGATAACAGTTGTCTGAATATTATCATTGTACAATTCTAATCTTAATGAATCACTTAATGCTTCAACTGCAAATTTTGATGCACAATACATACCATTAATAGGCTGAACAAATTTTCCAGAAATAGATCCCACATTTATAATCTTGCCAAAATTCTTCTTACGCATTTCTGGAATGACCGCCTGAATCATATTAATTATACCAAATACATTTACATCAAACATACTTTTTGCAACATTTAAATCAAGCTCTTCCAAAGCTCCTCTAGCTGAGTAACCTGCATTATTGACTAATATATCAATTTTTTCAAATTTTGATAACACTTCGTTTATTACATTAGATATGGATTCCTTTTGAGTTACATCAAGAGATAACTTTAATGACACCGGCAAATCCATAATACTTTCCACATTTCTAGCTGTTGCTACAACTGTATATCCTTTCTCGGATAAACTCTTACAAAGTTCTCGTCCAATTCCTGTGGAACAACCTGTAATTAAAA
The window above is part of the Clostridium saccharoperbutylacetonicum N1-4(HMT) genome. Proteins encoded here:
- a CDS encoding SDR family oxidoreductase is translated as MKKESVILITGCSTGIGRELCKSLSEKGYTVVATARNVESIMDLPVSLKLSLDVTQKESISNVINEVLSKFEKIDILVNNAGYSARGALEELDLNVAKSMFDVNVFGIINMIQAVIPEMRKKNFGKIINVGSISGKFVQPINGMYCASKFAVEALSDSLRLELYNDNIQTTVIEPGPIKTNFFKTMVNNSKDILTNQNSHYSRFYESDAKYRDKQNLTDPKVAAKAIADIILRKRLNSRYKVAVPFLHSMVIHFPDFLREYIMRKR